A genomic segment from Nodularia sphaerocarpa UHCC 0038 encodes:
- a CDS encoding glycosyltransferase family 2 protein encodes MNNLPLVTVVIPVYNSAKFLAATLDSVFAQTYRPIEVIVVDDGSTDNSADIVRSYPEVQYFYQSNQGVSVARNVAIAAAKAELIAFLDSDDLWKPDKLSLQIAYMLENTHIGITGTKAINFLESDTQLPPWLRDHPCWEQDRVIIPSTMVVHKSVFSQVGDFSPDYRASQDIEWLWRAKDAKIPMLKINEILTLRRFHGSNVSWLMAGTHKSRMLRIIKDSIARQSRQPQ; translated from the coding sequence ATGAATAATTTACCTTTAGTGACCGTTGTTATCCCTGTTTATAACTCTGCTAAGTTTTTGGCTGCAACACTTGACAGTGTATTTGCTCAAACCTATCGCCCAATTGAAGTTATTGTTGTGGATGATGGTTCAACAGATAACAGTGCTGACATTGTACGTAGTTATCCAGAAGTACAGTATTTTTATCAATCAAATCAAGGTGTGTCCGTTGCTCGCAATGTGGCGATCGCGGCGGCTAAAGCTGAATTGATCGCATTTTTGGATTCAGATGATCTTTGGAAACCTGATAAACTCAGTCTTCAAATTGCCTATATGTTGGAAAATACTCATATTGGGATCACAGGTACAAAGGCGATAAATTTTTTAGAATCAGATACTCAACTTCCCCCTTGGCTGAGAGATCATCCATGTTGGGAACAGGATAGAGTGATTATTCCCAGCACAATGGTGGTTCACAAATCTGTTTTTAGTCAAGTTGGAGATTTTTCTCCTGATTATCGTGCCAGCCAGGATATAGAATGGCTGTGGCGAGCCAAAGATGCAAAGATACCCATGCTTAAGATCAATGAAATCCTGACCTTAAGACGATTTCACGGCTCTAATGTATCATGGCTGATGGCAGGAACTCACAAATCTCGGATGTTGAGAATTATCAAGGACTCCATCGCTCGTCAATCGCGGCAACCTCAATGA
- a CDS encoding SDR family oxidoreductase gives MPEENLQPPQEQKPPGKESEMQPKPKADDPHYQGSGKLDNKVALITGGDSGIGRAVAIAFAKEGADVAIVYLNEHDDAKETKHLVEKQGRRVVAIAGDITDETFCQQAVEQTVDEFGKLDILINNAAEQHPKENIEEISKEQLERTFRTNIFSMFYLTKAAMKHLKAGSAIINSTSVTAYKGNPLLLDYSSTKGAIVAFTRSLSQNLVSQGIRVNAVAPGPIWTPLIPSTFPADQVATFGKQVPMGRAGQPEEVAPSYVFLASDDASYMTGQVLHPNGGSIVNG, from the coding sequence ATGCCAGAAGAAAATTTACAACCACCACAGGAACAAAAACCACCCGGTAAAGAATCAGAAATGCAGCCCAAACCCAAAGCTGATGATCCCCATTATCAAGGTAGTGGTAAGTTAGATAATAAAGTAGCATTAATTACAGGGGGAGATAGTGGTATTGGTCGGGCTGTGGCGATCGCCTTTGCGAAAGAAGGTGCAGATGTGGCGATCGTTTACTTAAACGAACATGACGATGCGAAAGAAACCAAACATTTGGTAGAAAAACAAGGGCGACGTGTAGTAGCGATCGCCGGCGATATTACTGATGAAACCTTTTGTCAGCAAGCTGTAGAACAAACTGTTGATGAATTTGGTAAACTCGATATTCTGATTAATAACGCGGCTGAACAACACCCGAAAGAAAACATTGAGGAAATTAGTAAAGAGCAACTAGAGCGCACTTTTCGCACTAATATTTTCTCGATGTTTTACCTGACAAAAGCAGCAATGAAACATTTAAAAGCAGGTAGTGCCATTATCAATAGTACATCAGTTACAGCTTATAAAGGCAATCCCCTACTCCTCGATTACTCATCTACAAAAGGTGCAATAGTCGCCTTTACTCGTTCCTTATCACAAAATTTAGTCTCCCAAGGCATTCGAGTTAATGCTGTAGCACCTGGACCGATTTGGACACCATTAATTCCTTCAACCTTTCCCGCAGATCAAGTTGCAACTTTCGGGAAACAAGTACCAATGGGAAGAGCCGGACAACCTGAAGAAGTTGCACCCAGTTATGTCTTTTTAGCTTCCGATGATGCGTCTTATATGACTGGACAAGTATTACATCCCAATGGTGGATCAATAGTCAACGGCTAA
- a CDS encoding FkbM family methyltransferase — MGYLRRKMIEGLTRFVPTILPPQRQYYNETNNDRWICEYVFPNKRDGYFLEVGAANGKQASSCYVLEKEFGWKGICVEPSDYFFEQLVRNRPNSICEQVCLSNQVGTVTYIEGSDETVSPYLSGIKSNLETVKYQGKEVVAKGKEVKKEAVTLEVLLKKYHAPQVIDYAAFDIEGSELDVLEVFPFESYVFLALSLECDSSIRLPISQLLESNGYRRAKNPFNRDKPWEMYWLHQSVYKRL; from the coding sequence ATGGGATATCTCCGGCGAAAAATGATTGAGGGATTAACTCGATTTGTGCCGACAATTCTTCCTCCCCAAAGGCAATACTATAACGAAACCAATAATGATCGATGGATTTGTGAATATGTCTTTCCCAATAAACGGGATGGTTATTTCTTAGAAGTTGGAGCAGCGAATGGCAAACAAGCAAGTAGTTGTTATGTCCTTGAGAAAGAGTTTGGATGGAAAGGAATTTGTGTTGAACCGAGTGATTACTTTTTTGAGCAATTGGTTCGCAATCGTCCCAATAGTATTTGTGAGCAAGTCTGCTTATCCAATCAAGTAGGAACTGTAACTTATATCGAAGGCAGCGATGAGACGGTTAGCCCTTATTTAAGCGGCATCAAATCGAACTTAGAAACAGTCAAATATCAGGGGAAAGAGGTTGTCGCCAAAGGCAAAGAAGTTAAAAAAGAGGCAGTAACCTTAGAGGTGCTGCTCAAAAAATATCATGCTCCTCAAGTGATTGATTATGCTGCTTTTGATATTGAAGGCAGTGAGTTGGATGTTTTAGAAGTTTTTCCCTTTGAGTCTTATGTCTTTCTAGCTCTGAGTTTGGAATGTGATAGTTCTATCCGTTTACCCATTTCTCAGTTATTAGAATCCAATGGCTATCGACGCGCTAAAAATCCATTTAATCGGGATAAACCTTGGGAAATGTATTGGTTACATCAGAGTGTTTACAAACGTCTGTGA
- a CDS encoding ATP-dependent 6-phosphofructokinase, whose translation MQKRLGILTSGGDCPGLNAVIRAVVSHATLTYNWQVVGIPYATRGLLERKAIPLSIHGLDLRGIDPLLNMGGTILGSINKGDTLAHAEEIIAGYHALELDALIGIGGDGSLAILTQLQSLGNWQFVAIPKTIDNDVGQTERVVGFDTAVNTIVDALNRLTFTAASHDRVMIVEVMGRKAGHLALHSGIAGGADVILIPEIPYSIQGVCEHLAELRERWGRRFAIIVVAEGAQIAVDSSTYSSCERPSCGMGQYIADEIGDCTQDQIDIRVSVLGHIQRGGIPSALDRLMATAFGKAAVDLLADNQSAQMVAWQNGQVVAVPLEAVLASSPCLVDPDNFLVQTARSLNIYMGNMTLGTTA comes from the coding sequence ATGCAAAAACGACTGGGTATTCTTACCAGTGGTGGCGATTGTCCGGGATTAAATGCTGTGATTAGGGCAGTTGTGAGTCATGCTACTCTCACCTATAACTGGCAGGTAGTGGGTATTCCTTATGCAACGAGAGGACTTTTAGAAAGAAAGGCTATTCCTCTGAGCATACATGGTTTAGACCTCCGAGGTATTGACCCTTTGCTGAATATGGGAGGCACGATTCTTGGTAGTATTAATAAAGGGGATACTCTGGCTCATGCTGAGGAAATTATTGCTGGCTATCATGCTTTAGAATTAGATGCGTTGATTGGTATTGGTGGCGATGGCAGTTTAGCAATTCTTACCCAACTCCAAAGTTTAGGAAATTGGCAGTTTGTGGCGATTCCGAAAACAATTGATAATGATGTCGGTCAGACAGAAAGAGTAGTTGGCTTTGATACTGCGGTAAATACCATTGTTGACGCTCTCAATCGTTTGACGTTTACAGCTGCTAGTCATGACCGGGTAATGATTGTGGAAGTGATGGGACGCAAAGCCGGACATTTAGCACTACACTCTGGTATTGCTGGGGGTGCAGATGTGATTTTGATTCCCGAAATTCCCTATTCAATTCAAGGTGTGTGTGAACATTTGGCAGAATTGCGCGAGCGCTGGGGACGTAGATTTGCTATTATAGTTGTAGCAGAAGGCGCTCAAATCGCCGTAGATTCATCCACCTATTCATCCTGTGAACGGCCGTCTTGTGGTATGGGTCAGTATATCGCCGATGAAATTGGTGATTGCACTCAGGATCAAATTGATATTCGGGTTTCCGTTTTAGGACATATTCAACGTGGTGGTATACCCTCAGCTTTAGACCGTTTAATGGCCACAGCCTTTGGTAAAGCTGCGGTAGATTTGTTAGCTGATAATCAATCTGCACAGATGGTAGCTTGGCAAAATGGACAAGTTGTAGCAGTTCCTCTAGAAGCAGTTTTAGCTTCCAGTCCATGTCTTGTAGATCCTGATAATTTCTTAGTGCAAACGGCGCGATCGCTCAATATTTACATGGGAAATATGACTTTGGGGACAACAGCATGA
- a CDS encoding nucleotidyltransferase family protein: MSLNWSDGVAARQGLRLAYFDSYRLKLSHKQLLKATLLKEQAMLTAWQDWRDSVDIETLDHSSYSLLPQLYQNLLAHKVDNADMARLKGIYRRHWYANQLKLKSLTAILSSLKDIGIEAIVLGDAAWGGIGKNQIENYRPISSFHLLLDGNYLETAIEHLRSLNWHSLDGSTQQFRELRNNCDSLNLRLYLQEHLFWAIPQDYTDGQVWHYATADWSHEAGWRLSATDQFLDGCARMFFRQQPKSSNPQIHRIADALVLIANLENNDWIRLITQAQRYQMILPVRNMLQLLQQLFSVELPTWVLPALWQMPIANTEWLKYRVLDGDRRSLMRSTIVQSLQLLTFSK, from the coding sequence ATGAGTTTAAACTGGAGCGATGGCGTAGCCGCCCGCCAAGGGCTTCGCCTGGCTTACTTTGATAGTTATCGATTAAAATTGTCCCACAAACAATTACTCAAAGCCACACTGTTAAAAGAGCAGGCAATGTTAACGGCTTGGCAAGATTGGCGAGATTCAGTTGATATAGAAACTTTAGATCATAGTTCCTATTCATTGTTGCCACAACTTTACCAAAACTTATTAGCTCATAAAGTTGATAACGCTGATATGGCAAGGCTAAAGGGGATCTATCGCCGCCATTGGTATGCTAATCAATTGAAACTCAAATCGCTAACAGCAATATTGTCTAGTTTAAAGGATATTGGCATTGAGGCGATTGTGCTGGGGGATGCGGCTTGGGGTGGGATAGGTAAAAATCAAATCGAGAATTACCGCCCAATTTCTAGCTTCCATCTCTTGCTTGATGGCAATTATTTAGAGACAGCAATCGAGCATTTGCGCTCGCTAAATTGGCATAGTCTTGATGGTAGTACCCAACAATTTAGGGAATTACGTAATAATTGTGATTCACTGAATTTACGGCTTTATTTGCAAGAACATCTGTTTTGGGCAATTCCCCAAGACTATACAGATGGGCAGGTGTGGCATTATGCAACTGCGGATTGGAGCCATGAAGCTGGTTGGCGGCTGAGTGCAACGGATCAGTTCCTGGATGGATGCGCGCGAATGTTTTTTAGACAGCAGCCCAAATCATCGAATCCACAAATACACAGGATTGCAGATGCTTTGGTGTTAATTGCGAATCTGGAAAACAACGATTGGATCAGGTTGATCACACAAGCACAACGATATCAAATGATCTTGCCTGTGCGGAATATGTTGCAGCTTTTGCAGCAGTTATTTTCAGTAGAATTACCAACTTGGGTATTACCGGCTCTCTGGCAAATGCCGATCGCCAATACGGAGTGGTTAAAGTATCGAGTTTTAGATGGCGATCGCCGTTCTCTGATGCGTTCAACCATTGTGCAATCGCTACAACTGTTGACTTTTTCAAAGTAA
- a CDS encoding serine kinase has protein sequence MYPNPDRSIAQSDRLAYFQLVYTGFERAAQIAGEVQYFYAIGKYNLCLRFAGEGLIPQITPALSHLSIAPVPQPDLTICLWDNTSTKTQLPLLIDSLLTLIRLHWTDYLGPRKEIKAYDGDRIRSNFHIGPNILSVLDREQNLACYWIDNAEDIPYWEKGSPLQTILNWWTSDHRQHQYVHAGAIGNPDGGVLLAGKGGSGKSSTALTCINSSLLYASDDYCLVTSDPQPYVYSLYNTAKLKGQADLERFPHLADLIDNCDRSENEKAMLFLHQHHPEKVVQGFPIKAVLVPQITGKLDTHLRPISAGAALRALAPSTIFQLAGSGQTALKIMSSLVKQVPCYVLELGTDMVQIPDVIQRLLSQI, from the coding sequence ATGTATCCTAACCCTGATCGGAGTATTGCTCAGAGCGATCGCCTCGCTTATTTCCAATTAGTATATACAGGCTTTGAGAGAGCCGCTCAAATTGCCGGCGAGGTGCAGTATTTTTATGCCATCGGTAAGTATAATCTCTGTCTAAGATTTGCGGGAGAGGGGCTGATTCCCCAGATTACGCCTGCATTGTCTCATCTCTCTATAGCCCCAGTTCCCCAACCCGATCTCACGATTTGCCTATGGGATAATACCTCAACTAAAACACAATTGCCATTATTAATTGATAGTTTATTAACCCTGATTCGACTACATTGGACAGATTATCTCGGTCCACGCAAAGAGATCAAAGCCTATGATGGCGATCGCATTCGCAGCAATTTTCATATTGGTCCCAACATTCTCAGCGTGCTAGATCGAGAGCAAAATTTAGCTTGTTATTGGATTGACAATGCTGAAGATATTCCTTATTGGGAAAAAGGTTCACCTTTGCAAACAATTTTAAACTGGTGGACAAGCGATCATCGCCAACATCAATATGTTCACGCAGGTGCGATCGGTAATCCTGATGGTGGAGTTTTGTTAGCGGGAAAAGGTGGATCTGGCAAATCTTCCACTGCGCTTACCTGTATCAATAGTTCGCTGCTTTATGCCAGTGATGATTATTGTTTAGTCACCAGTGATCCTCAACCCTATGTTTATAGTCTCTACAACACCGCCAAATTAAAAGGACAAGCGGATCTCGAACGATTTCCCCATTTAGCGGATCTCATTGATAATTGCGATCGCTCAGAGAATGAAAAAGCAATGCTATTTTTGCATCAACACCATCCTGAAAAAGTCGTACAAGGATTTCCCATCAAAGCGGTGCTAGTGCCTCAAATCACAGGGAAACTAGACACCCATCTCCGTCCCATCAGTGCAGGAGCAGCCTTACGCGCCTTAGCCCCTAGTACCATCTTTCAATTAGCTGGTAGTGGACAAACAGCATTAAAAATCATGTCAAGTTTAGTCAAACAGGTTCCTTGCTATGTTTTGGAACTTGGTACAGATATGGTACAAATTCCCGATGTAATTCAACGTCTGCTATCGCAAATATAA
- the mgtE gene encoding magnesium transporter — protein sequence MTETNNLNFTTQNATRSELRDLVRNQLQILLEAGNLQEAKFILQPVQPADIAEAIEGLPEAMHALVFRLLPKTEAIEVYEYLDYTVQEHLIEELRSQDVRDIVDKMSPDDRARLFDELPAKVVNRLLEQLSPTERQATAQLLGYEADTAGRIMTPELIYLKENFTVSQAIERIRSLANVSEIIYYLYVTDGVRRLTGIVSLRELVVSQPEQTIGEIMTREVVFVHTDTDQEEVAKLIQRYDFLAVPVVDKEQRLVGIVTVDDVIDILQQETTEDIYALGGGVQSDGDNYFQMSLLQVARKRVVWLFVLLITNTVTGTIIKSQEDILKQAVILTAFIPLLTGTGGNVGAQSSTVVIRGMSTDEIRSLKIWQIIGREAIAGAFLGLMLGSIATVWAYFLQGRAEVAFTVGISLVAISIIASVSGSALPFLFRAFRLDPALMSAPFITTAVDVLGVLIYFSLARVILGL from the coding sequence TTGACAGAAACGAATAATTTAAACTTTACCACCCAAAATGCCACCCGTAGCGAATTGCGGGATTTAGTGCGAAATCAGTTACAAATTCTACTGGAAGCGGGGAACTTGCAGGAAGCAAAATTTATTCTCCAACCTGTGCAACCTGCGGATATTGCTGAGGCCATTGAAGGATTACCAGAAGCAATGCACGCTTTGGTTTTTCGCTTGCTTCCTAAGACTGAAGCTATCGAGGTTTATGAATATCTCGACTACACTGTGCAAGAACATTTAATTGAAGAACTCAGAAGTCAGGATGTCCGTGATATTGTAGATAAAATGTCCCCGGATGACCGCGCTAGGTTATTTGACGAATTACCAGCCAAAGTTGTCAATCGCTTACTAGAACAACTGAGTCCCACAGAACGCCAAGCTACAGCCCAACTTTTGGGTTATGAGGCGGATACTGCTGGGCGGATCATGACACCGGAGTTAATTTATCTTAAAGAAAATTTCACGGTATCTCAAGCCATAGAGAGGATTCGCAGCCTCGCTAATGTTAGTGAAATAATTTACTACCTTTACGTTACCGATGGTGTTAGGCGTTTGACGGGGATTGTATCTTTACGCGAGTTGGTGGTATCTCAGCCTGAACAAACCATTGGCGAAATTATGACCCGTGAAGTGGTGTTTGTCCACACGGATACAGATCAAGAAGAAGTTGCTAAATTAATTCAAAGATATGATTTTTTAGCTGTTCCTGTGGTGGATAAAGAACAGCGTCTAGTGGGTATTGTCACCGTTGATGATGTGATTGATATTCTGCAACAGGAAACCACCGAGGATATCTACGCTTTGGGCGGTGGTGTGCAGTCCGATGGTGACAACTATTTTCAAATGAGTTTACTGCAAGTTGCCCGGAAGCGGGTGGTGTGGTTGTTTGTTTTACTGATAACTAACACAGTCACTGGTACAATTATTAAGTCCCAAGAAGATATTTTAAAACAAGCGGTGATTCTGACGGCGTTTATTCCTTTGCTCACAGGTACTGGTGGAAATGTCGGCGCTCAGTCTTCTACAGTGGTAATTCGCGGGATGAGTACCGATGAAATCAGATCCCTGAAGATATGGCAGATAATTGGCAGAGAAGCGATCGCCGGGGCGTTTTTGGGTTTAATGTTAGGTAGCATCGCCACAGTCTGGGCTTACTTTCTGCAAGGACGCGCCGAGGTAGCTTTCACTGTAGGTATCAGTCTGGTAGCTATTTCTATTATTGCTTCTGTTTCAGGTTCAGCACTGCCATTTTTATTCCGCGCTTTCCGCTTAGATCCGGCCTTGATGTCAGCACCATTTATTACTACAGCCGTTGATGTCCTGGGTGTTTTGATTTACTTTAGCTTGGCGCGAGTAATTTTAGGGTTATAA
- a CDS encoding class I SAM-dependent methyltransferase: MANQTLGIEPKLYNYLLSVSLREPEILSQLRKETAQHPMSEMQIAPEQGQFMALLVQLIGAKKTLEVGVFTGYSSLAVALALPPEGRVVACDVSEEFTAIARRYWQAAGVADKIDLHIAPAMETLDQLLAAGEAETFDFAFIDADKSNYDGYYERSLKLVRPGGLIVIDNVLWSGKVADSEVQDNRTTKIRALNEKLHQDERINLSLVPIADGLTLAHKK; this comes from the coding sequence ATGGCGAATCAAACATTGGGAATAGAACCAAAACTATATAACTACTTACTCTCTGTATCTTTACGGGAACCAGAAATCCTGTCTCAACTGCGGAAAGAAACAGCGCAGCATCCCATGAGTGAAATGCAGATTGCACCGGAACAGGGACAATTTATGGCTTTGCTGGTGCAATTAATAGGAGCAAAGAAAACTTTAGAAGTGGGGGTATTTACGGGTTATAGTTCCCTAGCTGTGGCTTTAGCATTACCTCCAGAAGGTCGGGTAGTAGCCTGTGATGTGAGTGAGGAATTTACTGCGATCGCTCGTCGTTATTGGCAAGCCGCCGGGGTTGCGGATAAAATAGACTTACACATTGCCCCAGCAATGGAGACATTAGATCAGTTACTCGCCGCAGGTGAAGCGGAAACCTTTGATTTCGCCTTCATCGATGCTGACAAGAGCAATTATGATGGTTATTATGAGCGATCGCTAAAATTAGTCCGTCCTGGTGGATTAATTGTGATTGATAATGTTCTTTGGTCAGGAAAAGTTGCAGATAGCGAAGTCCAAGACAATCGCACCACAAAGATTCGCGCCCTGAATGAGAAACTGCATCAAGACGAGCGAATTAACCTGAGTTTAGTTCCTATCGCCGATGGTTTAACCCTAGCGCACAAGAAATAA
- a CDS encoding glycosyltransferase family 2 protein yields the protein MNNLPLVTVIIPVYNYANYIAATLDSVFAQTYRPIEVIVVDDGSTDNSAEIVRAYPEVQYFYQSNQGVSVARNVAIAAAKGEFLAFLDADDLWKPDKLSLQIAYMLENPDIGITGTKSINFLESDTQLPPWLRDKPHWEEVREILPSTIVVHKSVFSQIGVFSPDYRASEDTEWQWRAKDANISIFNINEILTLRRFQGSNLSWEMKVTQKSRMLRIIKESIARKSTQAR from the coding sequence ATGAATAACTTACCTTTAGTAACTGTGATTATCCCTGTCTATAATTACGCTAATTATATAGCCGCAACACTTGACAGTGTATTTGCTCAAACCTATCGCCCAATTGAAGTCATTGTTGTGGATGATGGTTCAACAGATAACAGTGCGGAAATTGTGCGTGCTTATCCAGAAGTACAGTATTTTTATCAATCAAATCAAGGTGTGTCAGTTGCTCGCAATGTGGCGATCGCTGCTGCAAAGGGTGAATTTCTTGCATTTTTGGATGCAGATGATCTCTGGAAACCTGATAAACTCAGTCTTCAAATTGCCTATATGCTGGAAAATCCTGATATTGGGATCACAGGTACAAAATCGATAAATTTTTTAGAATCAGATACTCAACTTCCCCCTTGGCTAAGAGATAAGCCCCATTGGGAAGAGGTGAGAGAGATCCTTCCCAGCACAATCGTGGTTCACAAATCTGTTTTTAGTCAAATCGGGGTATTCTCTCCTGATTATCGTGCCAGCGAGGATACAGAATGGCAATGGCGAGCCAAAGATGCAAATATATCCATCTTTAATATCAATGAAATCCTGACATTAAGACGATTTCAGGGTTCTAATCTATCGTGGGAGATGAAAGTAACTCAGAAATCTCGGATGTTGAGAATTATCAAGGAATCCATCGCTCGTAAATCGACCCAAGCTCGATGA
- a CDS encoding NAD-dependent epimerase/dehydratase family protein — MFDFLRTRQSTTKKLILLTGAAGNIGTSLQHELDDDYEFRCIDRRHVPQSKDFRRVDITNFKAVLKVMAGVDAVIHLAANPHVDQPWQDVYTSGINGTYNIFEAARQSGVKKIIYASTNYVSGWREVEQESHITPEMPVRPDSLYAVGKAFGEALGQYFSDRYGMTVICLRIGWFKTEPKVYAPNDRILSNWCSPRDLAQIVRRSLEHENLGFQIFYAISGNTRRYWDISNAQKLLGYEPEDNAENLLIDV, encoded by the coding sequence ATGTTTGACTTTCTGAGAACCCGTCAATCGACAACAAAGAAATTGATTTTATTAACCGGTGCGGCTGGAAACATTGGCACATCTCTACAGCATGAACTGGATGATGATTATGAATTTCGCTGTATTGATCGCCGCCATGTTCCGCAATCCAAAGATTTCCGTCGCGTGGATATCACCAACTTTAAAGCTGTTCTTAAAGTTATGGCTGGTGTGGACGCGGTAATTCATCTAGCAGCCAATCCTCATGTTGACCAACCTTGGCAAGATGTTTATACTAGCGGTATCAATGGCACTTACAACATATTTGAAGCCGCCCGTCAATCGGGAGTCAAAAAAATTATCTATGCCAGCACCAATTATGTTTCAGGATGGCGGGAAGTGGAACAAGAATCCCATATTACGCCTGAAATGCCTGTGCGTCCTGATTCTCTGTATGCGGTGGGGAAAGCATTTGGTGAGGCTTTAGGGCAATATTTTAGCGATCGCTATGGGATGACTGTGATCTGTTTGCGAATTGGCTGGTTTAAAACCGAACCGAAAGTTTATGCTCCCAATGATCGGATATTATCAAATTGGTGTAGCCCTAGAGATTTAGCACAAATAGTTAGGCGATCGCTAGAGCATGAAAACCTTGGCTTTCAAATTTTTTATGCTATTTCAGGTAACACTCGCCGCTATTGGGATATCAGCAATGCTCAAAAACTGTTAGGATACGAACCTGAAGATAATGCCGAAAATCTGCTCATAGATGTTTAA
- a CDS encoding PqqD family protein — MENSQVFRVNSPQVVCETIDGEVVVVDLERGYYYSLLKTGADLWSCIEGHLQRDDIIQEIGKKYDGTIEEITEAIDEFLDKLQHEGLIVADVTITPGAMNEQESVTSTEKPKFEKPMLEKFTDMEDLLLLDPIHEVDVEAGWPKVKTVS; from the coding sequence ATGGAGAATAGCCAAGTGTTTAGAGTCAATAGTCCTCAAGTTGTCTGTGAAACTATTGATGGAGAAGTGGTAGTTGTTGATCTTGAGCGGGGTTACTATTACAGTCTGCTCAAAACTGGCGCAGATTTGTGGAGTTGTATCGAGGGTCATCTTCAGCGCGATGACATAATCCAAGAAATTGGAAAAAAGTATGATGGGACTATCGAAGAAATTACTGAGGCGATTGATGAATTTCTTGACAAATTGCAACATGAGGGATTAATTGTTGCTGATGTCACTATTACACCAGGGGCTATGAATGAGCAAGAATCAGTTACCAGTACCGAAAAGCCCAAATTTGAGAAACCGATGCTAGAGAAGTTTACAGATATGGAAGATTTGCTGCTGCTTGATCCGATTCATGAGGTGGATGTAGAAGCTGGATGGCCAAAGGTGAAGACGGTTTCATAG
- a CDS encoding glycosyltransferase family 2 protein: protein MNLPLVSVIIPCYNRERYLAEAIESVLDQTYPNIELIVIDDGSSDRSGEIAQSYPLIYRYQSNGGISAARNAGIALSNGEFLAFLDSDDIWVKDKLAKQMAVFDTNPDIEAVFGYAQNFYSPELDESFRNRIRCPEKPIAAHISSAMLIKRSAFLRVGNFDTNLKTGTDISWYISALEHQLQQITIPDVVYYRRLHESNNGITERQYANERLHLIKAKLDRQRAEKRVLNQES, encoded by the coding sequence ATGAATTTACCTTTAGTTAGCGTGATTATTCCCTGCTATAATCGAGAGCGCTATTTAGCTGAAGCTATCGAAAGTGTTTTAGACCAAACCTATCCTAACATTGAGTTGATTGTAATCGATGATGGATCGAGCGATCGCAGTGGCGAAATTGCCCAAAGCTACCCCCTGATATATCGTTATCAAAGCAATGGCGGAATCAGTGCTGCTAGAAATGCTGGAATTGCTCTGTCCAATGGTGAATTTCTCGCCTTTCTCGATTCTGATGATATTTGGGTTAAGGACAAACTAGCAAAACAAATGGCGGTCTTTGATACTAACCCAGATATAGAAGCAGTCTTTGGCTATGCTCAAAATTTTTATAGCCCCGAATTAGATGAAAGCTTTAGAAACAGGATTCGCTGTCCAGAAAAACCAATTGCGGCGCATATTTCTAGTGCTATGTTGATCAAGCGTTCGGCTTTCTTGAGAGTAGGAAACTTTGACACCAATCTCAAAACAGGTACTGATATTAGTTGGTATATCTCAGCCCTGGAACATCAACTTCAACAAATTACAATTCCAGATGTGGTCTATTACCGCCGACTACATGAAAGCAATAATGGAATTACAGAACGTCAATACGCAAATGAACGACTGCACCTGATCAAAGCCAAGCTAGATCGACAACGTGCAGAAAAGAGAGTTTTAAACCAAGAATCTTGA